A portion of the Blautia hansenii DSM 20583 genome contains these proteins:
- a CDS encoding peptidoglycan D,D-transpeptidase FtsI family protein: MRTKKLKDKNKKSAKKLQKEEEAMKKKRKKRKRSKNKEYTIISYFFVAIFISLIGYMVYFNVEKREDVISSPYNTRQNQLADRITRGKILSSDGQTLAYTETDGEGNETRVYPYGNKFAHVVGYDCNGKNGIEALANFSLMSSHNNYIEQVKNEILENKNPGDSVVTTLNTKLQEAAYNALGSYNGAVVVLDPKTGAVLASVSKPDFNPNMVEEDWDALVNDSANSSLLNRATQGAYPPGSIFKVVDALAYLREHGTIDGFSYNCKGSITVDDHKIPCFGGEVHGSEDFTKAFAKSCNTAFTQIGLDLGAKNLQETAENLLFNSKLPIPLEYNKSRFDLGSAPGNPLLMQTAIGQGNTLVSPMHMAMITAAIANDGKLMKPYYIEKVETVSGQTVETTKPSVYKELMTAEEAGVLKALMTEVVKSGTATKLSGESYSAAGKTGSAEYTGSDGKIKTHSWFIGFSNVEELDLAIAVIAEGAGTGSKVAVPVAHQVFNAFYYN, encoded by the coding sequence ATGAGGACGAAGAAATTGAAAGACAAAAATAAGAAAAGCGCAAAAAAGCTTCAAAAAGAAGAGGAAGCTATGAAGAAAAAGCGCAAAAAAAGAAAACGTTCCAAAAACAAAGAGTATACGATTATCAGCTATTTCTTTGTAGCTATTTTTATATCCTTAATTGGATATATGGTATATTTTAATGTGGAAAAACGAGAGGATGTTATCAGCAGTCCGTATAATACCCGTCAAAACCAGTTGGCAGACAGGATTACCAGAGGAAAAATTCTATCCTCAGACGGACAGACTCTCGCATATACAGAAACTGACGGAGAGGGTAATGAAACAAGAGTTTATCCTTACGGAAATAAGTTTGCCCATGTGGTAGGCTATGACTGTAATGGAAAAAACGGAATTGAAGCGCTGGCTAATTTTTCGTTGATGTCTTCCCATAATAATTATATTGAGCAGGTGAAAAACGAAATTCTGGAGAACAAAAATCCGGGTGACAGCGTGGTAACTACCTTAAACACAAAATTGCAGGAGGCAGCTTATAATGCCCTTGGCTCTTACAACGGCGCTGTGGTTGTTTTAGACCCAAAGACAGGTGCTGTACTGGCTTCTGTAAGCAAACCGGATTTTAATCCGAATATGGTAGAGGAAGATTGGGATGCCTTGGTAAATGACTCTGCAAACAGCAGTCTTTTAAATAGAGCTACACAGGGGGCTTATCCGCCCGGGTCTATTTTTAAAGTGGTAGATGCGTTGGCATATTTGCGGGAGCATGGAACGATTGATGGATTTTCTTATAATTGTAAGGGAAGCATTACGGTAGACGACCATAAAATTCCTTGCTTTGGCGGGGAGGTTCACGGCTCGGAGGATTTTACAAAAGCATTTGCAAAATCCTGTAATACGGCATTTACACAGATCGGACTTGATTTAGGAGCGAAAAATCTGCAGGAGACAGCAGAGAACCTGTTGTTTAACAGTAAGCTTCCAATTCCTTTGGAATATAACAAGAGTAGATTTGACCTTGGAAGTGCGCCGGGAAATCCACTGCTGATGCAGACGGCCATCGGACAGGGAAATACGCTGGTATCACCGATGCACATGGCTATGATTACCGCTGCTATTGCCAATGACGGAAAGCTTATGAAACCTTATTATATAGAAAAGGTAGAAACGGTCAGCGGCCAGACAGTAGAAACTACAAAGCCGTCTGTCTATAAAGAGCTTATGACAGCAGAAGAAGCAGGAGTATTAAAAGCATTGATGACGGAAGTGGTAAAAAGCGGTACGGCAACAAAGCTTTCAGGAGAAAGCTACTCCGCAGCGGGAAAAACAGGTTCTGCGGAATATACGGGAAGTGACGGAAAGATAAAGACACATTCCTGGTTTATTGGATTTTCTAATGTAGAGGAGCTGGACTTAGCCATTGCCGTAATTGCAGAGGGCGCCGGAACAGGAAGTAAGGTAGCAGTTCCGGTAGCACATCAGGTGTTCAACGCTTTTTATTATAATTAG
- a CDS encoding DUF2953 domain-containing protein, with the protein MAMLHILLGILKIAGILLAVLLGLLLLILSCMLFCPVVYQGAGEKNQDSLKGSLKISWLFRGISLKVWYEEGTHYSVRICGISTEQFKRIFKRRAGKKTEKKQPKELTAVQENSGEAKKREYTGQSPREAVQKETEKAEEQVSPKEKSKRKGIGRSFADFRLTIEKICDKIKKVKKILKSEQMKQTKAWMLKEIKSLIFHIKPKKLQGNIRFGLEDPCLTGEILAVAGVFYPLYGEYFTIEPFFEEQILEGEISFRGRIYGIYFALLAWRIFQNRELRFIIKKFKYL; encoded by the coding sequence ATGGCGATGCTACATATTTTATTGGGAATTTTGAAAATAGCAGGTATTCTTCTGGCAGTTCTTTTGGGGCTTTTGCTGCTGATTTTAAGCTGTATGCTCTTTTGTCCTGTTGTTTATCAGGGGGCAGGAGAGAAAAATCAGGACAGCTTGAAAGGAAGCCTAAAAATTTCGTGGCTGTTTCGTGGAATTTCTTTGAAAGTATGGTATGAAGAAGGTACACATTATTCTGTGCGGATTTGCGGTATTTCCACGGAGCAATTTAAGAGGATTTTTAAAAGGCGGGCAGGAAAGAAAACCGAAAAAAAACAGCCAAAAGAGCTTACTGCCGTGCAGGAAAACAGTGGCGAAGCCAAGAAAAGGGAGTATACAGGGCAAAGCCCAAGGGAAGCTGTTCAAAAGGAAACAGAAAAAGCAGAAGAACAAGTTTCTCCAAAAGAAAAGTCGAAAAGAAAAGGAATAGGGCGGTCTTTTGCGGATTTTCGATTAACAATCGAAAAAATCTGTGATAAAATAAAAAAAGTAAAAAAAATTTTAAAGTCAGAGCAGATGAAGCAAACAAAAGCATGGATGCTGAAAGAAATCAAGTCCTTGATTTTTCATATAAAACCGAAAAAATTGCAGGGTAATATTCGCTTTGGATTGGAAGACCCTTGTCTGACAGGAGAAATTCTGGCTGTTGCAGGTGTATTTTATCCACTGTATGGGGAATATTTTACAATAGAGCCCTTTTTTGAGGAACAGATTTTAGAAGGAGAAATATCTTTTCGAGGACGCATTTACGGTATTTATTTTGCGCTTCTTGCATGGCGCATATTTCAAAACAGAGAGCTTCGTTTTATTATAAAAAAATTTAAGTATCTTTAA
- a CDS encoding DAK2 domain-containing protein, with translation MNTNTVDAKMLGRMFLSGAKNLEAKKEWINELNVFPVPDGDTGTNMTLTIMAAASEVSALSDSTMKTLAKAISSGSLRGARGNSGVILSQLLRGFTKSIEHHEQVDAMAFARAFEKGVETAYKAVMKPKEGTILTVAKGAAVKALEIAEDSENLETFFADVIAEAEEVLSRTPEMLPVLKEAGVVDSGGQGLLEVLKGAFDGYLGKEIDMNFEKPAHAVMSKPMSAEESDIKFGYCTEFIIMLEKEFSEKEERAFKEYLLSIGDSLVVVADDEIVKVHVHTNAPGDAIQRALTYGQLSNMKIDNMRLEHHERLIKDAEKVAAQQAKAEPEKEVGFISVSVGDGMGEIFRELGADYLIEGGQTMNPSTEDVLQAISHVNAKNIFIFPNNKNIILAANQARDLTEDKNIIVIPTKTIPQGITALISYVPDKTVEQNTEEMLEAMTHVKTGQVTYAVRDTKIDDKEIRQGDIMGIGDKGILAVGQGIEDITVETLKEMVDEDTEIISIYYGADVTEEDAEQLCERLEELYPDFDVEINQGGQPIYYYVVSVE, from the coding sequence TTGAATACCAATACCGTTGATGCGAAAATGCTTGGCCGGATGTTCCTTTCCGGAGCGAAAAATCTGGAGGCAAAGAAAGAGTGGATAAATGAATTAAATGTTTTTCCTGTGCCGGACGGCGATACAGGAACCAACATGACACTGACCATTATGGCGGCAGCGTCTGAGGTAAGCGCATTATCAGATTCTACTATGAAAACTCTGGCGAAAGCAATATCTTCCGGTTCTTTAAGAGGAGCAAGAGGAAACTCCGGTGTTATTCTTTCACAGCTTTTAAGAGGATTTACAAAATCAATCGAACATCATGAGCAGGTAGATGCCATGGCATTTGCCAGAGCTTTTGAAAAAGGTGTGGAAACTGCGTATAAAGCAGTTATGAAACCAAAAGAAGGTACAATTTTAACTGTGGCAAAGGGCGCTGCGGTAAAAGCTCTGGAAATTGCAGAGGACAGTGAAAATCTGGAAACATTTTTTGCAGATGTAATTGCAGAAGCAGAGGAGGTTCTTTCCAGAACCCCGGAAATGCTTCCTGTTTTAAAAGAAGCAGGTGTAGTAGATTCCGGCGGACAGGGACTTTTAGAAGTGTTAAAAGGTGCTTTTGACGGATATCTGGGCAAAGAAATTGATATGAATTTCGAAAAACCGGCTCATGCAGTGATGAGCAAGCCAATGTCCGCAGAGGAAAGCGATATTAAATTCGGTTACTGTACAGAATTTATTATTATGCTGGAAAAAGAATTCTCTGAAAAAGAAGAAAGAGCTTTCAAAGAATACCTGTTATCCATTGGTGACTCTCTGGTAGTCGTGGCAGATGATGAAATCGTAAAGGTGCATGTACATACCAATGCGCCGGGTGATGCAATTCAGAGAGCTTTGACCTACGGACAGCTGTCCAACATGAAAATTGACAATATGCGCTTAGAGCATCATGAACGTTTGATTAAAGACGCTGAAAAAGTAGCTGCACAGCAGGCAAAGGCAGAGCCGGAAAAAGAGGTTGGATTTATTTCCGTATCTGTGGGAGATGGTATGGGAGAGATTTTCCGTGAATTGGGAGCAGATTATCTCATTGAAGGCGGACAGACCATGAACCCAAGTACAGAGGATGTGCTTCAGGCAATCTCTCATGTAAATGCAAAAAATATATTTATTTTTCCAAATAATAAAAATATTATTCTGGCTGCAAATCAGGCAAGAGACCTGACAGAGGATAAGAACATTATTGTTATTCCGACAAAAACCATTCCTCAGGGTATTACAGCGTTGATTTCTTATGTGCCGGATAAAACCGTTGAGCAGAACACAGAAGAAATGTTAGAAGCTATGACACATGTGAAAACAGGTCAGGTGACTTATGCAGTGCGTGATACAAAGATTGATGACAAAGAAATTCGTCAGGGCGATATCATGGGCATTGGCGATAAGGGGATTTTGGCAGTCGGACAGGGTATCGAAGACATTACCGTAGAAACATTAAAAGAGATGGTAGACGAAGATACAGAAATTATCAGCATTTATTACGGGGCTGATGTAACAGAAGAAGATGCAGAACAGTTATGTGAGCGTCTGGAGGAGTTATATCCTGATTTTGATGTGGAAATCAATCAGGGCGGACAGCCGATTTATTACTACGTGGTTTCCGTAGAATAA
- a CDS encoding U32 family peptidase gives MKAELLAPAGSYEGLQAVVKAGADAVYIGGSMFGARAYANNPQQDEMLEAIDYAHIHGKQIYLTVNTLLKNKELYGQLYDFLAPYYQQGIDAVIVQDLGVLSFLKKEFPNFPIHASTQMAVTGARGAALLKEAGVSRIVTARELSLKEIHEIYKETGMEIESFVHGALCYCYSGMCLFSSMLGGRSGNRGRCAQPCRLPYTAYKGREQISQEEQAYLLSPKDMCTVDILPEILQAGVYSLKIEGRMKRPEYAAGVTSIYRKYLDLYEKNPKNYGVTSEDRQILLDLYQRDGFNQGYYHSHNGKEMMAVVNQKEQNKKQKIAGKRNELLFEQLKKEYLDTKKQEKINGNFILFANSPAILDLDFQDIHVQVMGDTVEEAKKQPLSADRVEKQMRKTGQTPFVFDTLEIMTDEAGFLPMQSINELRRKGLEELEKEILKKYRRALPERTENSREKSCEAFGKNPVFYVSVETKEQLEAVLEEKDIQGVYCHISMFDKKQRWKEAFETMYQVHKQGKEFYLALPYMLRDGQLADEEQEFLKMAEQCEGFLVRNLEELGYLSKLGLLQKAVTDYSVYAFNDNAKNTLDKLGVMRTTVPLELNGKEIHARDNENSEMVIYGHYPMMISAQCIKKTCGKCDKNSSLVKLKDRYGKYFPTRTFCDFCYNVIYNSVPTGLLEEAPQLFGEGFASLRLNFTVETKEEMKNLLDMFLGAYAQENKNVKKKNPKEMPEFTKGHFKRGVE, from the coding sequence ATGAAAGCAGAATTGTTAGCACCGGCAGGCTCTTATGAAGGCTTGCAGGCAGTTGTAAAGGCAGGTGCAGATGCTGTTTATATTGGAGGAAGTATGTTTGGCGCAAGAGCATACGCCAATAATCCTCAGCAGGATGAAATGCTGGAGGCCATTGACTATGCCCACATACACGGAAAACAAATCTATTTGACGGTAAATACCCTTTTAAAGAATAAAGAGCTTTACGGACAGCTCTATGATTTTCTGGCTCCGTACTATCAGCAGGGAATTGATGCGGTGATTGTGCAGGACTTGGGCGTGCTGTCTTTTTTGAAAAAAGAATTTCCCAACTTTCCTATTCATGCCAGTACACAGATGGCGGTGACAGGCGCAAGGGGAGCGGCGCTTTTAAAGGAAGCAGGAGTATCCAGGATTGTAACGGCAAGAGAGCTGTCTTTAAAGGAAATTCATGAAATTTACAAGGAAACAGGGATGGAAATCGAAAGCTTTGTCCATGGGGCGCTTTGCTACTGTTATTCCGGCATGTGCCTGTTCAGCAGCATGCTGGGAGGCAGAAGCGGCAACAGAGGCAGATGCGCTCAGCCCTGCCGTCTGCCCTATACAGCATATAAAGGCAGAGAGCAGATTAGTCAGGAAGAGCAGGCATATCTGTTAAGTCCAAAGGATATGTGTACCGTTGACATTTTGCCGGAAATTTTACAGGCGGGAGTCTATTCCTTGAAAATAGAAGGCAGAATGAAGCGTCCGGAGTATGCGGCAGGGGTGACCTCCATTTACAGAAAGTATCTGGATTTGTACGAGAAAAATCCCAAGAATTATGGAGTTACATCTGAGGATAGGCAGATACTCCTTGATTTATATCAAAGAGACGGCTTTAATCAGGGCTATTATCATTCTCATAACGGAAAAGAGATGATGGCGGTGGTAAATCAGAAGGAGCAGAATAAAAAACAGAAGATTGCGGGAAAACGGAATGAGCTTCTCTTTGAACAGTTAAAGAAAGAATACTTGGACACAAAAAAACAAGAAAAAATTAATGGGAATTTTATCCTTTTTGCCAATTCTCCTGCTATACTGGATTTAGACTTTCAGGATATTCATGTTCAGGTTATGGGAGATACCGTAGAGGAGGCAAAAAAGCAGCCTTTGTCAGCAGACCGGGTAGAAAAGCAGATGAGAAAGACAGGGCAGACGCCTTTTGTGTTTGACACTTTGGAAATCATGACAGACGAAGCGGGATTTCTTCCTATGCAGAGCATCAACGAGCTTCGAAGAAAGGGCTTAGAAGAGCTGGAAAAAGAAATTTTAAAAAAGTATCGCAGAGCTTTGCCTGAAAGAACAGAAAACAGCAGAGAGAAGAGTTGTGAAGCATTTGGGAAAAATCCTGTTTTCTATGTTTCTGTGGAGACAAAAGAACAGCTGGAGGCTGTACTGGAGGAAAAGGATATACAGGGTGTGTATTGCCATATCTCCATGTTTGATAAAAAACAGCGTTGGAAAGAGGCTTTTGAGACCATGTATCAGGTGCATAAGCAGGGAAAAGAATTTTATCTGGCGCTGCCGTACATGCTGAGAGACGGACAGCTTGCTGATGAGGAACAGGAGTTTTTGAAAATGGCAGAGCAATGTGAAGGATTTCTGGTGAGAAATTTAGAAGAGCTGGGATATTTATCCAAGCTTGGACTGTTGCAGAAGGCTGTTACTGACTATTCTGTGTATGCGTTTAATGACAATGCAAAGAATACGCTGGATAAATTAGGCGTTATGCGTACCACAGTTCCACTGGAGCTTAACGGAAAAGAAATTCATGCAAGAGATAATGAAAACAGTGAAATGGTGATTTATGGGCATTACCCCATGATGATATCTGCCCAGTGCATTAAGAAAACCTGCGGAAAATGTGATAAAAACAGCAGCCTTGTGAAATTAAAGGACCGTTATGGAAAATACTTTCCCACAAGGACCTTCTGTGATTTTTGCTATAATGTGATTTATAACAGTGTTCCCACAGGGCTTTTAGAGGAAGCACCGCAGCTTTTCGGAGAGGGATTTGCGTCATTGAGACTGAATTTTACTGTTGAAACAAAGGAAGAAATGAAAAATCTGCTGGATATGTTTCTTGGAGCATACGCACAGGAAAACAAAAATGTGAAAAAGAAAAACCCGAAAGAAATGCCGGAATTTACAAAAGGGCATTTTAAAAGAGGGGTAGAGTAG
- a CDS encoding cell division protein ZapA has protein sequence MAVKNTTQVLIGGKIITLSGYESEEYLQKVANYMNGKLTELGQLPGYNRQSQETRHTLLSLNIADDYFKAKRQAEMFEEELEAKDREMYDLKHDLINKQVELDEAKEKAQERIQELQQKAAELEKELDELLK, from the coding sequence ATGGCAGTTAAGAATACAACCCAGGTGCTGATTGGAGGAAAAATCATCACTTTAAGCGGATATGAAAGTGAAGAATACCTACAAAAGGTTGCAAATTATATGAACGGAAAGCTGACAGAGTTAGGACAGCTTCCGGGATACAACAGACAGTCACAGGAAACCAGACATACCCTGCTCAGTTTAAATATTGCAGATGATTATTTTAAGGCAAAGAGACAGGCGGAAATGTTCGAGGAAGAACTGGAAGCCAAAGACAGGGAAATGTATGATTTAAAACATGACTTAATCAACAAACAGGTAGAGCTTGATGAAGCAAAGGAAAAGGCTCAGGAAAGAATACAGGAATTGCAGCAAAAAGCAGCAGAGCTGGAGAAGGAGCTGGACGAGCTTTTAAAATAA
- a CDS encoding FtsW/RodA/SpoVE family cell cycle protein, with protein MLNLIIELSKYFLLILIVLYTFESFTVFKYEDDYDKRYILRKQLLIIVFLDFTAFLVIFLKTEKVEIIYLFGALLLYLITVQALYRIFYKKASILLLNHMCMLLSIGFIMLSRLSPDSAIRQFAIVAVATVIAMIIPIMIKKMYFLKNWTWFYAALGLGLLLVVLIFGKNVNGAKINIDLGFFVFQPSEFVKIIFVFFVASRLYRKSATFKDHVITTAIAAVYVLTLVLSRDLGSAVVFFITYVIMLYVATKKPFYLLAGLGSGSAAAVIAYFLFSHVRQRVVAWKSPFSVYEGAGYQIVQGLFAIGAGGWFGMGLCQGSPEMIPFVKQDYMFAAICEELGGLFAICLILICMSMFLLVVNISLRIKKRFYKLIALGLGTEYAFQVFLTIGGVTKFIPMTGITLPLVSYGGSSVLSTIIMLAIIQGLYILREDEDEEIERQK; from the coding sequence GTGTTAAATTTAATTATTGAACTTTCAAAATATTTTTTATTAATTCTCATTGTACTTTATACCTTTGAAAGCTTTACCGTATTTAAGTATGAGGATGATTATGACAAACGTTATATTTTAAGAAAACAGCTTCTGATCATTGTATTCTTGGATTTTACCGCTTTTTTGGTTATTTTTTTAAAGACAGAGAAAGTGGAGATTATTTATCTTTTTGGGGCGTTGCTGCTATACCTGATTACTGTGCAGGCCTTGTATCGCATTTTCTATAAAAAGGCGTCTATCTTGCTTTTAAATCATATGTGTATGCTGCTGTCTATTGGGTTTATTATGCTGTCCAGACTTTCTCCGGACTCAGCCATTCGGCAGTTTGCCATTGTAGCTGTGGCTACGGTCATTGCTATGATTATACCGATTATGATTAAAAAAATGTATTTTTTGAAAAACTGGACATGGTTTTACGCTGCATTAGGCTTGGGACTTTTGCTGGTTGTACTGATTTTCGGTAAGAATGTTAACGGGGCAAAAATCAATATTGACCTTGGCTTCTTTGTGTTTCAGCCATCTGAGTTTGTAAAAATTATTTTTGTGTTTTTTGTGGCAAGTCGTTTATATCGAAAAAGCGCTACCTTTAAAGACCATGTAATCACAACTGCCATTGCGGCGGTCTATGTGCTGACTTTGGTGCTTTCCAGAGATTTGGGAAGTGCGGTTGTATTTTTTATTACTTATGTCATTATGCTTTATGTGGCAACCAAAAAACCGTTTTATCTTTTGGCAGGATTGGGAAGCGGAAGTGCGGCGGCAGTGATTGCCTATTTCCTTTTCTCTCACGTAAGACAGCGAGTGGTGGCTTGGAAATCTCCTTTCAGTGTCTATGAGGGGGCGGGATATCAGATTGTGCAGGGGCTATTTGCCATCGGTGCAGGAGGCTGGTTTGGCATGGGGCTTTGTCAGGGCTCGCCGGAAATGATACCTTTTGTAAAACAGGACTATATGTTTGCGGCAATTTGTGAAGAGCTGGGAGGACTGTTTGCTATTTGTCTGATTTTAATTTGTATGAGTATGTTTCTTTTGGTTGTAAATATTTCTCTGCGGATTAAGAAAAGATTTTATAAGCTGATTGCATTGGGACTGGGAACAGAATATGCCTTTCAGGTATTTCTTACCATTGGCGGAGTGACGAAGTTTATTCCTATGACGGGAATTACGCTGCCCTTGGTCAGCTATGGAGGAAGTTCTGTGTTAAGTACCATTATCATGCTGGCAATTATTCAGGGATTGTATATTTTAAGAGAAGATGAGGACGAAGAAATTGAAAGACAAAAATAA
- the ruvB gene encoding Holliday junction branch migration DNA helicase RuvB, whose translation MEKRIITTDVMEEDLRTEGNLRPQLLNDYIGQEKAKKNLKVYIEAAKQRGDALDHVLFYGPPGLGKTTLAGIIANELGVHMKVTSGPAIEKPGEMAAILNNLQENDVLFVDEIHRLNRQVEEVLYPAMEDYAIDIMIGKGATARSIRLDLPKFTLVGATTRAGLLTAPLRDRFGVVHHLEFYTEEELQTIIIRSAKVLGVEIDEAGALEMAKRSRGTPRLANRLLKRVRDFAQVKYDGKITKEVADFAMDLLEVDRYGLDQTDRLLLTTIIERFSGGPVGLDTLSAAIGEDAGTIEDVYEPYLIKNGFLLRTPRGRTVTELTYHHLGIK comes from the coding sequence ATGGAAAAAAGAATTATTACCACAGATGTGATGGAGGAAGACCTTCGCACAGAGGGCAATTTAAGACCTCAGCTTTTAAATGATTATATCGGACAGGAAAAAGCAAAGAAAAACCTGAAGGTTTATATTGAGGCTGCAAAGCAAAGAGGAGATGCCTTAGACCATGTGCTGTTTTACGGACCTCCGGGACTTGGAAAAACAACACTGGCAGGAATTATTGCCAATGAGCTGGGCGTGCACATGAAAGTAACCAGTGGGCCTGCCATTGAAAAGCCGGGAGAAATGGCGGCAATTTTAAATAATTTGCAGGAAAATGATGTGTTGTTTGTAGATGAAATCCACCGCCTGAACAGACAGGTGGAGGAAGTGCTTTACCCTGCAATGGAAGACTATGCCATTGATATTATGATTGGAAAGGGTGCGACTGCCCGCTCCATTCGTCTGGATTTGCCGAAATTTACACTGGTAGGAGCTACAACAAGAGCAGGACTTTTAACCGCTCCTCTGCGTGACCGATTTGGTGTCGTACATCATCTGGAATTTTATACAGAAGAGGAGCTTCAGACCATTATTATTCGTTCTGCAAAGGTTTTGGGCGTAGAAATTGACGAGGCAGGAGCTTTGGAAATGGCAAAGCGTTCCAGAGGAACACCACGACTTGCAAATCGTCTTTTGAAAAGAGTACGAGATTTTGCACAGGTAAAATACGATGGGAAGATTACAAAGGAAGTTGCGGATTTTGCTATGGATTTGTTAGAGGTGGACCGCTACGGTCTGGACCAGACAGACAGACTTTTGCTTACCACCATTATTGAACGGTTTTCAGGAGGACCTGTGGGGCTGGATACCCTGTCAGCCGCAATCGGCGAGGATGCAGGAACCATTGAAGATGTGTATGAGCCATATCTGATTAAAAACGGATTTTTGCTTCGAACTCCAAGGGGAAGAACCGTAACAGAATTGACCTATCATCATCTGGGAATAAAATAA
- a CDS encoding NUDIX hydrolase, translated as MIEATSCGGVVIYRGKILTLYKSYKHKYEGWVLPKGTVEKGEDYKDTALREVKEEAGVSASIIKYVGKSQYSFCVPEDVVEKDVHWYLMSANSYYSRPQREEYFVDSGFYKFHEAYHLLRFSNEKQILEKAYSEYLDLKKANLWGNRKYF; from the coding sequence ATGATTGAAGCAACGAGCTGTGGCGGAGTGGTAATATATCGGGGCAAGATACTGACCTTGTATAAATCTTATAAGCACAAATACGAGGGCTGGGTACTGCCGAAAGGAACGGTAGAAAAGGGCGAAGACTATAAGGATACTGCCCTGCGGGAAGTGAAAGAAGAAGCAGGAGTATCAGCCAGCATCATTAAGTATGTGGGAAAGAGTCAATATAGTTTTTGTGTGCCGGAGGATGTAGTAGAAAAGGACGTACATTGGTATTTAATGTCTGCCAACAGCTATTACAGCAGACCGCAGAGAGAAGAATATTTTGTGGATTCCGGTTTTTACAAATTCCATGAAGCTTACCATCTGTTACGTTTTTCAAATGAAAAGCAGATTTTGGAAAAGGCTTATAGTGAATACCTGGATTTGAAAAAAGCAAATCTTTGGGGAAATAGAAAGTATTTCTGA
- a CDS encoding Asp23/Gls24 family envelope stress response protein, translating into MNGFVDTGLGKITIDTDVIATYAGSVAVECFGIVGMAAVSMKDGLVKLLKKDSLKHGINVMIADNKITLEFHVIVAYGVSISAMADNLISNVKYKVEEFTGLTIEKINILVEGVRVID; encoded by the coding sequence ATGAATGGATTTGTTGATACAGGATTAGGAAAAATTACAATTGATACTGATGTAATTGCAACTTATGCAGGCAGTGTGGCAGTGGAATGTTTTGGAATTGTGGGCATGGCTGCTGTAAGTATGAAGGACGGCCTTGTAAAGCTGTTAAAGAAAGACAGCTTAAAACACGGCATTAATGTTATGATTGCAGATAATAAGATTACACTGGAGTTTCATGTAATCGTGGCTTACGGAGTAAGTATTTCTGCTATGGCTGATAACTTAATCAGCAATGTAAAATACAAAGTAGAAGAATTTACAGGCCTGACTATTGAGAAGATAAATATCCTTGTAGAAGGCGTAAGAGTAATTGATTAA
- the rpmB gene encoding 50S ribosomal protein L28: MAKCAICEKGAHFGNNVSHSHRRSNKMWKSNIKSVRVKTEGGNAKKMYVCTSCLRSGKVERA, encoded by the coding sequence ATGGCAAAGTGCGCAATTTGTGAAAAAGGTGCTCATTTTGGAAACAACGTGAGCCATTCTCATAGAAGATCAAACAAAATGTGGAAATCCAACATTAAATCTGTAAGAGTTAAAACAGAAGGCGGAAACGCAAAAAAAATGTATGTTTGTACTTCCTGCTTACGAAGCGGTAAAGTTGAAAGAGCTTAA
- a CDS encoding GerW family sporulation protein, with the protein MASENNFQTTVESLFKGMDSFITTKTVVGEAITVGDTIILPLVDVSFAVGAGAFSGEKKNNGGGGMGGKVSPSAVLVISNGMTKLVNIKNQDGLTKILDMVPDFLNKFSEGKKEQEPEKEGLKKEETVSEEEE; encoded by the coding sequence ATGGCTTCAGAAAACAATTTTCAGACAACAGTAGAGTCGCTATTTAAAGGGATGGATAGTTTTATTACGACAAAGACGGTGGTAGGTGAGGCAATTACCGTGGGAGATACCATTATACTTCCGTTGGTAGATGTTTCCTTTGCAGTGGGAGCAGGCGCTTTTTCCGGTGAGAAAAAGAATAACGGCGGCGGCGGAATGGGCGGAAAGGTTTCTCCAAGTGCTGTTTTGGTGATTTCCAATGGCATGACAAAGCTGGTAAATATTAAAAATCAGGATGGTCTTACAAAAATTCTGGATATGGTTCCTGATTTCCTGAATAAATTTTCAGAAGGGAAAAAAGAGCAGGAGCCGGAAAAAGAAGGATTAAAAAAAGAAGAAACGGTTTCTGAGGAAGAAGAATAA